In a single window of the Spirochaetota bacterium genome:
- a CDS encoding MarR family transcriptional regulator has product MESLHPNDCLYYLVTRVSLSLTSLLKKRFKDAGYTFVKPAYIGVLLWLWMDDGMGNMLGKFGKDEGIKINDLGKLAGLEPSSMTGIIDRMEKDGLVMRMHDPKDRRAIIVQLTEKGITIRKDILAIMDAVTGEITSTIPPKQQDAAMDILKKILTHANK; this is encoded by the coding sequence ATGGAATCTCTTCATCCCAACGATTGCCTCTATTACCTGGTGACACGCGTATCGCTATCGCTTACTTCACTATTAAAAAAGCGTTTTAAAGACGCAGGCTATACTTTTGTCAAACCAGCATATATCGGCGTGCTGTTATGGCTATGGATGGATGATGGAATGGGGAATATGTTAGGTAAATTTGGCAAGGATGAAGGTATTAAAATTAATGACCTTGGCAAACTTGCAGGGCTAGAGCCTTCAAGCATGACAGGGATTATTGACCGCATGGAAAAAGATGGCCTCGTAATGCGAATGCATGATCCTAAAGACCGAAGAGCCATAATTGTTCAGTTAACTGAAAAGGGCATAACTATAAGAAAAGATATTCTTGCAATAATGGATGCTGTAACAGGAGAAATTACTTCTACAATTCCTCCAAAACAGCAGGATGCTGCTATGGATATATTAAAAAAGATTTTAACACATGCAAAT